The following are encoded together in the Cicer arietinum cultivar CDC Frontier isolate Library 1 chromosome 2, Cicar.CDCFrontier_v2.0, whole genome shotgun sequence genome:
- the LOC113785503 gene encoding dihydrolipoyllysine-residue acetyltransferase component 5 of pyruvate dehydrogenase complex, chloroplastic-like, whose protein sequence is MVESLVVPTFRVGYTITTDALDALYKKIKSKGVTMTELLAKATALALAKHPVINSSCRGGNSFVYNSSINIAVVVAIDGGLTTPVL, encoded by the exons ATGGTTGAAAGTCTGGTTGTTCCCACCTTTAGAGTTGGTTACACCATCACCACTGATGCACTTGATGCTCTCTACAAGAAG aTCAAGTCAAAGGGAGTTACTATGACAGAATTGCTTGCCAAGGCTACTGCACTCGCACTCGCTAAACACCCTGTTATAAACTCTAGTTGTAGGGGTGGTAATAGCTTTGTATACAATAGCAGCATCAACATTGCAGTTGTCGTGGCTATAGATGGCGGACTGACTACACCAGTGCTTTAG